The nucleotide sequence TGTATTGGCTGAACATCATGGTGATGCTAAGGCAGCGCCAGTGCAGCAAGCGATCGCTCGACTGGTTGAGCTTAGTGACAGCTCAGCACCAGCCTATGCGCCCGAGTTGCCGGGGTGCTGGCAACTCGTGAGTGCGCCTAACTTTCCCGATGGCCAGCAAACCGCCGCTGGAGCTTGGCAATATACCTTGGGGCGACTGGCATTTAACATGTTTCAACCCCAAACCTTGTCGGTGCAGCTAACCCAGGTCTGGCAAGACATTCAGCCCCTAGCGGCGGAGCATCACTACACACACAACATCGTGGTGCATTTTCAGACGGTGCGACCAGGGTTGCCCACCGTTCATGGCATTGTGCGCAATTTGGGGGTGTGCCAGCCCGCTGACGACACGGCCCTGCAAGTCCAGTTTACTGGGGGCGTTTTGGAACCTGCGCCAGAGACCGATATGTCCGCCTGGCAACAAGTCTTTCAGTCAGTGGTCCCTGCCTCAATTAGTTGGCGTGATCGCCTGCAAAGACTGGTCCTCAAGCTCATTTTTGGTTTGGGCGCACCTCAAGCAATTGATCCCCAAACGGGGCGAGCCGAATTTCCGATGCCGCGATCGCCCAAAGGACGGCTCAACATTCTCTATCTCGATGACACGTTGCGCATCATGCAGAGTCAAAAGGAACAAACCTGGATGGTTTGCGAACGGGTTGCCACCGATCAATAAATCCTGGCCTGGTGCAAACGCGCCACTTTGCCGATACCGCAGACACGGGCTCCACAAAGCCAGCACCAGCCAATCCTCCCAATGCGCCTACCAAGGCTGCCCCCTTGCTCCCCCGCTCCCCTGTGGCTTCAAGGATCTGTAGCGCTCTTGAAGATAACCAGGATTAGGCGACTGTCACCTGAACGGAAGGCAGCGATATGGGAACGCTAGACCTACTATCACCATGGGTCAGGGTGTCATGTTATCGAGAATCTGGAGTGCCGCGATCGTCGGCATCGACGCCATCAAAGTCGGGGTCGAAGTTGACTTGTCAGGGGGCTTGCCCACGATGGTGGTGGTGGGATTGCCCGATACCGCTGTGCAAGAATCGCGCGAACGCTGCCGGGCGGCCCTAAAGAATTCAGGCTTTCCGTTTCCCATGCGGAAAATCGTGATTAACCTGACCCCAGCCGACCTGCGCAAAGAAGGCCCCAGCTTTGACTTACCGATCAGTGTGGGGATTCTCGCCGCGACTGAACAGGTGAAGCCTGACTTGTTGGATGATTTCCTCTTCATGGGCGAGTTGTCGCTGGATGGGACGTTGCGTCCCGTGGCGGGGGTATTAGCGATCGCCGCTGCCGCTAAATCCCTGGGCATCAAAGGCGTGGTGGTACCGGCGGATAATGCTCGCGAGGCTGCCGTCGTGCCCGGCCTTGAGGTCTACGGCTTCAAGCATTTGAGCGAAATGGCCGACTTCTTGAACCAACCGGAGCAACACTTACCCTTCCAACTCGACGGCCAGGCAGAACTCGCGAACGCCCACAAAAATCAGCTCGACTTGCGTGATGTCAAAGGTCAAGCTCAAGCCCGTCGTGCCCTCGAAATTGCCGCAGCCGGTGGTCATAACCTCATCTTCGTCGGGCCGCCTGGCAGCGGCAAAACCATGCTGGCCCGCCGCCTGCCCAGCATTTTGCCACCGCTCTCGTTTGAAGAAGCGCTGGAAGTGACCCAAATCCATTCCGTGGCGGGGCTGTTGAAGGAAAAGGGAAGTCTGGTCACCAGTCGACCGTTTCGCAGTCCGCATCACTCGGCGTCAGGCCCGTCTCTCGTCGGAGGCGGCAGTTTTCCCAAGCCGGGGGAAATCTCGTTGGCCCACCGTGGGGTACTGTTTTTGGACGAGATGACTGAATTTAAACGGGATGTGCTGGAATTTCTTAGGCAGCCTTTAGAAGACGGATTCGTTACCATTACCCGCACTCGCCAATCGGTCGAGTTTCCAGCCCAGTTTACGCTAATTTCCAGCACGAATCCGTGCCCGTGTGGTTACTATGGCGACCCGGTGCAGCCCTGTACCTGTAGTCCCCGCAGTCGCGAACAGTATTGGGCACGGTTGTCTGGCCCGTTGATGGATCGGATTGACTTGCAGGTGGTGGTAGGGCGACTGAAGCCCGAAGAGATGACCCGCATCAGTGAGGGCGAATCGTCGGAACAGGTGCGAGTTCGGGTGGAGCAAGCCCGCGATCGCGCCCACACCCGTTTTCAGTCCGAACCATCGCTACAGTGCAATGCCGATATGCAAAGCCGCCATTTGCGACACTGGTGTCCGCTCGATACGACGACCCAGAGCTTATTGGAAAATGCCGTGCGCAAGTTAGGGCTATCCGCTCGCGCGACCGATCGCATTCTCAAGGTGGCTCGCACCATTGCCGATCTGGATAATGCGGACAGCTTGCAGGCCCAACACGTCGCGGAAGCGATTCAATACCGCACCATCGATCGCATGCAGTAAGTCACGGCAAGCCCGCCTGAGCCTCGTTGGCTATGCCCTTGGTGAAATGCCTGTTGGTCCCGCCAATCGTCAGACCTGAAGCTTTGTGTCAGGCAGCGGTGTCTCTTCCCCCAAGCGCCTATGTTTTAAAAATGTCGGCCCGTCACGATCCACAGCGGTCACCGACTGTCATCGGGTCATTGAGGGATGGAAATACTATGGTCACGGTCTATTTCGGCACCAACCGCAACCTGAGTCCGAACGCTGAGGGGATTGATTTTGGCGATCGCTTTTCAGAAACCGACTTAGGGGACTTGCGGTTTGGTCAGGCGGAGGTGATTGACGGCACCCTCGATTCCAGCCGCATTCAACTGCTGCCGGATACGAAAGCGGAAGGCTCGATGAAGCTGTTCCAAGATCTGCAACAGACAATGCGATCGCAGTCGCTCGATTCCATTCTGCTAATTCATGGCTTTAACGTGACGTTTAAGGGGGCTTTAGAAGGGGCCGCCAATTTCAAAACGCGGCTGGCGGCCTTGTCAGACAACCAATACACCCCTAACGTATTCGTGTTTTCCTGGCCCTCCAATGGCGAACTGTTTGATTACAAGGACGATCGCCACGACGCCCAGGCCTCTGGCTACGCCTTTGCCCGGGGATTGAAAAAGTTGACGGAGTTTTTGCGCGATCCCAGCTCTGGGGAACCCTGCCAGCAACGGGTCAACCTCGTGGCTCACAGCATGGGCAACTACGTCTTGCGCCACGCCCTACAAGAGACACAAAAGCTCAGCGGCAATCGTATCTTGCCGCGATTATTTGACAACATTATCTTGACCGCCGCCGACGAAGATAACGATGCGTTTGAGCACGATTACAAATTTGCGCGGCTGCCTGAGTTGGGCAAACAAGTGACCGTCTATTTCAACACCGAAGATCAGGCGCTCACGGTGAGTGATGTGACCAAGGGCAATCCTGATCGGTTAGGGCAAAGTGGACCGCGCTATCCCCGGCAACTGCCCTATAAGGTAGCTGTGGTGGACGTGAGTGACCTGGTCTCGATCTTGAGAGAGCACTCTTATCACGTGACGAATGATCAGGTGGTGCGAGATGTCATCGCCGTCTTGCAAGGGCAAAGTCCTGACAACTTGACTGCGCGCCGTTACATTGAGCACGCCAACAAGTTCAAGTTGAGCCGATAGCGCCCCCATACAGGCCGGATGGATAGCCAAATACAACCGGGGAGCGGAGGGGTAACTGACGAGCCGAGATCGCGCTCCTAAAATTGGCAGTTTGCCGCTGGGTCGATTGCCGCTTTGGCTTTGTAGTGAGCCTTCTCACAAACAAATCAAGAAGGCGATGGCCAAAAAAGCAAATGTTAAAACAGCGGAGTCGCGGAATAAGTTTCTGACAAGGGGATACAGCGTCAGGGAATAAGGTAAAACCGAAGTGCGTTTCATGATGCCTCCTCTCCAAATGCCGGGGGGCATGGAGTGATGCAACTTTGCGTTGCATCGGCCTACTCTCTGGTCAAGATTCACAGCCAACAGCGGTGAACAGCGGTTGCCGAAATAGCCCAATGGGTGGTTGTAGCGATGAGGCCAGATGCAAAGTTGATTGCTGACATCCCGATTTTAAGGGGCTGCCACCGTAGATTTACCTGCCGTGAAATAGTATTCACCAGGTGTCGCCAAACGAGACAAAACGTGGCAAAAGTTCATCTGCCTCTGACTTTTCTCATAAAGTCTTTGCGCAGTATGAATGCCTGGGCCATGAAGTGATCTAGCGTTGCGCAGATCGCTCCGTTCATTGATTTGACGGAAAAACGAGGGGCTTAGGTTAGGAAGCAGGATTTTTCAAATCCAACCCAAGTTTTGTTGAGCAAGCATCTTGCTGGCCCCAGGACAGCCGTCTCGGCTGTCCACACTTCGATTCAATGCCCATACTTTAAACTTTTGGGCTCTCGGCACCTGACTGCAGATTGCTATACGCCCCATTACACAGTCTGGCCGCAACCCTTATTCCAGTTGTGATGGTTGATCATCGCGGCTCGTCACCCCCGCCGGTTGGCGCGGAGTCTCTACCTGAGTGGCGGATTCGGAGGCATGCGTGGCCCGGTCGCCGGTAGTCGAGGTGTGATGACCGTTCGCATGAGCGGCAATAGCGGAGTCAGGGTCGGACTCATCAGCGGCTGGAGTTTGTGCGGTTTGAGTTTTCTTAGAAAAGCCCCAGGCAAAGACGCCGGCGATTAGCAAAATCATCAGCCATTGCGGAGGCACCCAGCTGTCATTAGCAACGCGCAGCAGTAATCGCAAGCCTACAAACGCGACGGTGATAAACCCCGCATCTTCAAGATGTTCGTATTCGTCGAGCCAGCGGATGAAGAGCTGCGCCATAAAGCGCAAGGTGAGGATGCCGATGCTGCCCCCCAGCAACACCACCCAAACATCGCGGGAGAGGGCGATCGCAGTCGTCACACTATCTAGAGAAAACGCCAGATCCGTTAACGCAATCGTTGGAATCGCTTGCCAGACGGAGGCAAACCGAGGGCCATGGTGATGATGTTGCTCGTCTTCTGTCGACGTGAAATGCTGATAAACCAACCACAGTAGATAAGCGGCCCCCGCCACTTCAAATTGCCAAAATCGCAGCACCCAAGACGCGGTCAAGATCAGTAGCATCCGGAGTACGAATGCGGCCACCAGCCCAACATTCAACGCCCGCTGCTGTTGCTTTTCTGACTCTAGTCCCTGCGCGATCGCGGCCAGGGCGATCGCATTATCCGCCGACAACACGGCCTCCAGCGCAATCAACACCGGCAGCAGCAACAAGGTGTCAATGCCAAAATTAGTAGATATATCGAGTAAACGATCCAGCATTCTCAAATAATGATTTTAGAAATGGGTAAGCCTGAGACCAAAGTCGCTGCCGGAGCCATCGCAGACTGCGATCAGCTGCTCTCGCTGATGAGCGTTAGGGATCAAGTCTAGATGTGGCCTTTACCAGCATAAAACATCTACTGAACGGGCGTGGCAGATCATAGGGTATCAACCCTGGGCTAGTGACTTGATCGGTCAACCGCAAAAATCAGGAAGTTTAATTTTGGGGTCGAAGACTGTGGTGTGGGGACTGCCCGATCTGAAGCGGCTGCGCTATCAATGGAGATACTTGGGAAGGTGAGCCGCGATCGCGCGATCGGACAGATGCACGGCAGTCGTATTTGGACGGTAGGGACGGGGCTAGTAATTAGGAGCGCATGGGCATTGCCTGTGGTGGTCATCCTGTTCGGCAATGGCAATTGATGGGAAAGTCGGAGTTGATGACTGAGCAGTGGCTAAACGAACGATACAAGGTGCTGCATCCCTTGGGGCAGGGGGGCTTTGCCCAAACCTATCTGGCGGTTGATGAGCAGCGATCGCAGATGCGCTGCGTGATCAAGCACCTCATGCCAACCGACACCTCAACCCAGTTTTTGGCCACTGCCAGACGATTGTTTCAATCAGAAGTGCAAGTCATGCGACGGCTGGGGAAGCATCCGGCGATTCCCACGTTGCTAGATGCCTTTGAGGTCGAGGGCGAGTTTTATTTGGTGCAGGAGTTTGTGGATGGCGAGGCGCTGAGCGAGCGGTTTCAGCAGCAGGGGCGCTTCAGTGAGGCCGAGGCCGTGCAGTTATTGACGGCGGTGTTGCAAATTTTGGTCTTCATTCACCAAGCACAGGTGGTGCATCGCGATATTAAGCCCAGCAACTTGATGCGCCGCCGCGCCGATGGGCAATACGTCTTGATCGACTTTGGTGCGGTGAAGGAAATCACGACAGAATTAAGCACCACCCCCAGCGAAAAGTTCACCGTGAGTATTGGCACCCAGGGCTATGCTGCGCCCGAACAAATGGCGGGACGGCCTCGCTACAGCAGCGATCTGTATTCGTTGGGGATGACGGTGATTCGCGGGTTAACCGGGCGATCGCCGACGGAATTACCGGAAAATCCCGTCACGGGTGAACTGCAATGGACTGACAGCGCCCCCACCGTCCATGAAGGGTTAAGGGTGTTCTTAAATCGGTTGACCCACGTCTCGATTTATCAACGTTATCCCTCGGCTGCCGCCGCTTTAGCGGATCTGGCCCATTATCAGACGTTAGCGATCCCCTCGGCAACGGCAATAGCGCCGACAGAATTGTCACCATCGGACTCGCCGCCAGGGGGGTGGCAAGTGCAGGCGGGGCGACAGGCGATCGCGGCGGTGCTGATTGGGGCGATCGTTCTGCTGATTCGCCAACTGGGGGGTTGGGTACCCATCGAACTGTGGCTGCACGACCAGTGGGTGCAGCGCCAACCGCTGCCACCTGTGGACGATCGCCTGTTGGTGGTCGAAATCACCGAAGCCGATTTGATGCAGCTACAACAACCGACGCCGAGTGATGCCGTCTTAGCTGAACTCATCACCACGCTACAAACCTATGATCCCGCCGTGATTGGGCTGGATTTGTATCGCGACATTCCCCAAGGTGACGGCCACGAACAACTGCTCGCGGCGCTAACTGCCGATAATGTGGTGGCGATTCGCCAGTTGGGCAGCAGTCGGTCAGAACAAATTCCCGCCCCGCGCGGGGTGCCCCCCGACCGAGTCGGCTTCAATGACTTTCCGGTGGATGCCGATGGGGTGGTGCGCCGCAGTCTCATTTACGCAACCGTGGATGATCGCCCCGACACCGAAATCTTTTATTCATTAGCGTTGCGGTTGTCCCTCGCCTACCTGCAGCCACGGGGCATTGTGCCTCGGGCCAGTGACGTGAATGCTGAGTATCTGGCGCTCAACGAGGCCACTTTTGTGCCACTCACCCCCAACTTTGGCGGCTATCGCCAGCTCGATGCCGCCGGTTATCAGCTCTTGCTGCAATATCGGGGCGCGCGCGATACCATCCCCACAATCACCTTGGGAGAAATGTTGGATGGCCAGTTTCAGGCGGAGATGATTCGCGATCGCGTCATCCTCATCGGAACGACAGCCGCTTCGGCCAAAGACTTCTTTCTGACCCCTTACAGTGCCACGGCTGAAACCGACTTTTTAATGTCTGGCGTCATGCTCCACGCCCATGCAACGAGCCAAATTTTGTCGGCGGCGCTCGATGCGCAACCGCTGCCGTGGGCCGTACCAGAAGCGGTTGAGCTGTTGTGGATTATGGTGGGCGCAACGGGCGGGGTAATATTGGGGCGTCAGGGTCAGCGTCTACGAGTCTTAGGATTAGGTTTAGGGGTCGGTGGTGTCGTGTTGCTTGCGGTACCTGCAGCCGTCGCGACTCAAGCCGGCTGGCTACCCGTGGTGCCTGCGGTCATGACGTTTGCCGGGAGCGCGATCGCGGCAGCACTGATTCAAAACTACACCGCAGATAAACGTTCGTCGGCTGCTTTGTGGGCTGACGTCGGGTTCCCAAGAGACTAATATTACTTGATATGTCTCACTCGGACGCAAGGCGAGTCTTGAGACAAGCTCGAAGTCAACCTATCCATGGGTCGCAAGATGGCCTCCAAAATTTACGCCGTCGCTAATTTTGGCACAGTGCGCTTGTACGTCGGTGAGGTGAAACACCTCAAAACACGCTGGCCCAAAATGCTAGAGCAACTAGAGCAGGGCAAATTTCCAGAGCCGACCATTCAGGCTGAATGGGCCAAGCATCGAGGAGATCGCCGCTTCACCTTTCACACGCCCCAAGAAATCAACACGGACCCGCAGCTGCGCGGTCGCAAGCTCTTTGCCAAAGATATTAACAAAGCCCGCCAACCGGAAGCCTGAGACGATGTTTTGTCGGGCAGGCATCTTGCCTGCTTCGGGACAGCCGAGACGGCTGTCCACACTTAGATTAAATTCCCATGCTTGAAACTTTTGGGCTCTCGGCACCTGACTGCGGATTGCTATATTTTCAAGCAACTCCCTGACCTTGCGGCGATCGCTAACCAGACTGGCCTGCCAGGATACTCTCAGATGTCTCTAAGATGAAGGTGTCTGATTGAGCGAGGCACGACCCTCGCCAATTCTGTTGCTCACGTAGTAGTCAATGGCTCATGATGGAATCTACCCAAGCCCCCGTTTTATTTCATTTGGCTTTTCCCGTAGCCGATATTCCCACCACCAAATCGTTTTATGTCGACGGGCTGGGCTGCGAGGCCGGGCGTGAGTCCCCCAATTCCATTATTCTCAATCTTTATAATCATCAGATTGTGGCCCACACCACCGATGATTTAACGCCCCAAAAGGGCATTTATCCCCGCCACTTTGGCCTGGTGTTTTTGGCCGAAGCAGACTTTGATGCATTACTCAACCGGGCTGTTGAGCAAGGGCTCAAACTGTTTCAACAGCCCAAACGTCGTTTTCCCGGTTCACCATTAGAGCATCGCACCTTCTTTTTAGAAGATCCCTTCTACAACCTGCTGGAATTCAAGTATTACTGCAATCCCCAAGCCATCTTTGGCGAAGTAGCCCATAGTCAGGTGGGTGAGGCTCACTAACGAGATCGCGCCACTGCCCTTTAGGATGAGTCCAGCAATGGCTCATCCGACCCGCTGCATTCCGGCTTATTGTCTACAGGTAGTCGCAACGCTGCCCAAGTGGCGGGCGGAGGGGAACAATTCCCTGGCATCGAGCTTTACTGATCCGTTAACCGACCGTCGCTGGGGGATATTTCGGGGTGATTGTTGGTAAATCTGAACTTGGCTTATGAGTGAGTCCCTGCAAACCGTCTTCGGTGCGCCTTTTCAAGCGGATGTGTTGATCGTCGATGACACCGTCGAAAACATTTTGCTGCTGGCAGAAATCTTGGAAACCAATGGCTACAGCGTTCGCAAAGCCGTGAATGCGGAGATGGCAAGTGCCGCAGTGCAGGCGCTGTTGCCCGACATTATTTTGCTGGATATCAATATGCCAGAGGTGGATGGCTACACCTTGTGTCAGCGGTTGAAAGCCGATCCCATCACGGCGGCCATTCCGGTGATTTTTCTCAGCGCGTTGAGTGACCCCTTCGATAAAGTCAGGGCGTTTGAAATCGGCGGCGTGGACTACATTACCAAGCCGTTTCATATGGCGGAGGTGTTGGTGCGGGTGCGGAGCCAAGTGCTGGCCCGACAGAGTCTCTTGCAGATGCAGCAGCTCGTTAAAGAACGCACTAAAGCTCTGGAAATTGCCAATATGCAGCTTATGCAGGCGGCTCATCATGACAGTCTGACGGGGCTAGCCAATCGAGACCTGCTGATGGAGTCGCTGCAACGGTTGTTGGAAGGCATTCAAACGGATCCGACTTATCAGTTTGCGGTCCTGTTTTGTGACTGCGATCGCTTCCAGCAGATCAATGCCGCCTATGGTCATTTTGTCGGTGACCAGTTGCTGATGCAGATTGCCGAACGACTCCGGCAGGTGGTAGATGACCAAGATGTCGTATCTCGATTTAGTGGCGATGAGTTTGTGGTGGTAATGTCTCAGGTAGACTCGGCCGCCCAAGCGATCGCCCAGGTCGAAACGCTCTTGGCCAAGCTGCAGCCGAGCTTTGAGTTAACTCAGACAGAGGTCTCCTTAGATCTGAGTATCGGGGTCGTTTTGAGTGACCCGACCCGACACCAAACGCCAGAGCAAATTTTGCACGACGCTGACCGCGCGATGTATCGCGCTAAAGCGAACCGTGATGAAGCGTATAGCCTTTACTCAACCACGCCTGAAACCAAACGATAAGCGGGGTTATCCCGTGGAGGGTGGTTGATCCAGGCTGGCGATCGCGGCGAGATCGCTAGCCGCCTCTTACTTGCCATTTCTATGCGTTGCGCAGATCGCTCCGTTCATTGATTTGATGGAAAAACGAGGGGATTAGGTTAAGAAGCAGGCTTTTTCAAATCAATCCAACCCAAGTTTTGTTGAGCAAGCATCTTGCTTGCCCCAGGACAGCCGTCTCGGCTGTCCACACTTCGATTCAATGCCCATACTTTAAACTTTTGGGCTCTCGGCACCTGACTGCGAATTGCTATAGCAGCGATGCAACGCTATTCCCGCAATTTCTGAGAGCGTGGTTGAGCGCCGCACTTGTGCAGTGCACCGGAAGCACACGATGCAATTCTTGG is from Leptolyngbya iicbica LK and encodes:
- a CDS encoding PAP/fibrillin family protein, producing the protein MSCPQQSEAKQALLTVLAEHHGDAKAAPVQQAIARLVELSDSSAPAYAPELPGCWQLVSAPNFPDGQQTAAGAWQYTLGRLAFNMFQPQTLSVQLTQVWQDIQPLAAEHHYTHNIVVHFQTVRPGLPTVHGIVRNLGVCQPADDTALQVQFTGGVLEPAPETDMSAWQQVFQSVVPASISWRDRLQRLVLKLIFGLGAPQAIDPQTGRAEFPMPRSPKGRLNILYLDDTLRIMQSQKEQTWMVCERVATDQ
- a CDS encoding YifB family Mg chelatase-like AAA ATPase yields the protein MLSRIWSAAIVGIDAIKVGVEVDLSGGLPTMVVVGLPDTAVQESRERCRAALKNSGFPFPMRKIVINLTPADLRKEGPSFDLPISVGILAATEQVKPDLLDDFLFMGELSLDGTLRPVAGVLAIAAAAKSLGIKGVVVPADNAREAAVVPGLEVYGFKHLSEMADFLNQPEQHLPFQLDGQAELANAHKNQLDLRDVKGQAQARRALEIAAAGGHNLIFVGPPGSGKTMLARRLPSILPPLSFEEALEVTQIHSVAGLLKEKGSLVTSRPFRSPHHSASGPSLVGGGSFPKPGEISLAHRGVLFLDEMTEFKRDVLEFLRQPLEDGFVTITRTRQSVEFPAQFTLISSTNPCPCGYYGDPVQPCTCSPRSREQYWARLSGPLMDRIDLQVVVGRLKPEEMTRISEGESSEQVRVRVEQARDRAHTRFQSEPSLQCNADMQSRHLRHWCPLDTTTQSLLENAVRKLGLSARATDRILKVARTIADLDNADSLQAQHVAEAIQYRTIDRMQ
- a CDS encoding alpha/beta hydrolase produces the protein MVTVYFGTNRNLSPNAEGIDFGDRFSETDLGDLRFGQAEVIDGTLDSSRIQLLPDTKAEGSMKLFQDLQQTMRSQSLDSILLIHGFNVTFKGALEGAANFKTRLAALSDNQYTPNVFVFSWPSNGELFDYKDDRHDAQASGYAFARGLKKLTEFLRDPSSGEPCQQRVNLVAHSMGNYVLRHALQETQKLSGNRILPRLFDNIILTAADEDNDAFEHDYKFARLPELGKQVTVYFNTEDQALTVSDVTKGNPDRLGQSGPRYPRQLPYKVAVVDVSDLVSILREHSYHVTNDQVVRDVIAVLQGQSPDNLTARRYIEHANKFKLSR
- a CDS encoding TerC family protein; its protein translation is MLDRLLDISTNFGIDTLLLLPVLIALEAVLSADNAIALAAIAQGLESEKQQQRALNVGLVAAFVLRMLLILTASWVLRFWQFEVAGAAYLLWLVYQHFTSTEDEQHHHHGPRFASVWQAIPTIALTDLAFSLDSVTTAIALSRDVWVVLLGGSIGILTLRFMAQLFIRWLDEYEHLEDAGFITVAFVGLRLLLRVANDSWVPPQWLMILLIAGVFAWGFSKKTQTAQTPAADESDPDSAIAAHANGHHTSTTGDRATHASESATQVETPRQPAGVTSRDDQPSQLE
- a CDS encoding CHASE2 domain-containing protein, encoding MGIACGGHPVRQWQLMGKSELMTEQWLNERYKVLHPLGQGGFAQTYLAVDEQRSQMRCVIKHLMPTDTSTQFLATARRLFQSEVQVMRRLGKHPAIPTLLDAFEVEGEFYLVQEFVDGEALSERFQQQGRFSEAEAVQLLTAVLQILVFIHQAQVVHRDIKPSNLMRRRADGQYVLIDFGAVKEITTELSTTPSEKFTVSIGTQGYAAPEQMAGRPRYSSDLYSLGMTVIRGLTGRSPTELPENPVTGELQWTDSAPTVHEGLRVFLNRLTHVSIYQRYPSAAAALADLAHYQTLAIPSATAIAPTELSPSDSPPGGWQVQAGRQAIAAVLIGAIVLLIRQLGGWVPIELWLHDQWVQRQPLPPVDDRLLVVEITEADLMQLQQPTPSDAVLAELITTLQTYDPAVIGLDLYRDIPQGDGHEQLLAALTADNVVAIRQLGSSRSEQIPAPRGVPPDRVGFNDFPVDADGVVRRSLIYATVDDRPDTEIFYSLALRLSLAYLQPRGIVPRASDVNAEYLALNEATFVPLTPNFGGYRQLDAAGYQLLLQYRGARDTIPTITLGEMLDGQFQAEMIRDRVILIGTTAASAKDFFLTPYSATAETDFLMSGVMLHAHATSQILSAALDAQPLPWAVPEAVELLWIMVGATGGVILGRQGQRLRVLGLGLGVGGVVLLAVPAAVATQAGWLPVVPAVMTFAGSAIAAALIQNYTADKRSSAALWADVGFPRD
- a CDS encoding VOC family protein; amino-acid sequence: MMESTQAPVLFHLAFPVADIPTTKSFYVDGLGCEAGRESPNSIILNLYNHQIVAHTTDDLTPQKGIYPRHFGLVFLAEADFDALLNRAVEQGLKLFQQPKRRFPGSPLEHRTFFLEDPFYNLLEFKYYCNPQAIFGEVAHSQVGEAH
- a CDS encoding diguanylate cyclase domain-containing protein, which codes for MSESLQTVFGAPFQADVLIVDDTVENILLLAEILETNGYSVRKAVNAEMASAAVQALLPDIILLDINMPEVDGYTLCQRLKADPITAAIPVIFLSALSDPFDKVRAFEIGGVDYITKPFHMAEVLVRVRSQVLARQSLLQMQQLVKERTKALEIANMQLMQAAHHDSLTGLANRDLLMESLQRLLEGIQTDPTYQFAVLFCDCDRFQQINAAYGHFVGDQLLMQIAERLRQVVDDQDVVSRFSGDEFVVVMSQVDSAAQAIAQVETLLAKLQPSFELTQTEVSLDLSIGVVLSDPTRHQTPEQILHDADRAMYRAKANRDEAYSLYSTTPETKR